In a genomic window of Weissella tructae:
- a CDS encoding lipoate--protein ligase → MKYINYLGNDAPTNIATDAWLLAQLHADEPVVALWQNERAVIVGQNQNAWAEVNKSYTDEHDIQVVRRVTGGGAVYHDLGNLNFSLIVPVASAGDVNFSTFVEPVVRALHNMGIPVEVTGRNDLVIDGKKVSGNAQRYQGGYLMHHGTLLFDTDVDTMVHALNVADEKFMSKAAKSVRARVGAIGDYVPEGMTMADFRSALLYELTNQGTDGEYVLSDEQWTEIKTLAQDKFSNWEWNWAKSPDFNFKNHTKFTGGALDVFAEVQEGKITDIAFGGDFLGVRDWREIKDAFIGLNFDAAEIMKVLDEHDEAQYFGTITNSEVASMFTEIGDHDGK, encoded by the coding sequence ATGAAGTATATTAACTATTTGGGAAATGATGCGCCAACAAACATCGCCACAGATGCGTGGTTGTTGGCGCAATTACATGCAGATGAGCCAGTCGTGGCGTTATGGCAGAACGAACGAGCTGTCATCGTTGGACAAAATCAGAATGCATGGGCAGAGGTCAATAAGTCATACACTGACGAACACGATATTCAAGTTGTTCGCCGTGTAACCGGTGGGGGCGCTGTGTACCATGACTTGGGGAATTTGAACTTTTCATTGATTGTACCGGTGGCGAGTGCTGGCGATGTCAACTTCTCTACTTTCGTAGAACCAGTGGTCCGCGCACTGCACAATATGGGGATTCCAGTTGAAGTCACAGGTCGTAATGATCTTGTGATTGATGGGAAAAAAGTATCAGGGAATGCGCAACGTTATCAAGGTGGGTATTTAATGCATCATGGGACACTTTTGTTTGATACCGATGTTGATACGATGGTTCACGCATTGAACGTTGCGGACGAAAAGTTTATGTCAAAGGCAGCCAAGTCTGTTCGCGCACGAGTTGGGGCTATTGGTGATTATGTACCAGAGGGTATGACCATGGCGGACTTCCGTTCAGCTTTGTTGTATGAGCTAACGAATCAAGGAACAGATGGCGAGTATGTCCTAAGTGATGAACAATGGACAGAAATTAAAACGTTGGCACAAGACAAGTTCTCTAATTGGGAATGGAATTGGGCGAAGTCGCCCGACTTCAATTTCAAGAACCATACAAAGTTCACTGGTGGGGCTTTAGATGTCTTTGCGGAAGTCCAAGAAGGTAAGATTACAGATATTGCCTTCGGTGGCGATTTCTTAGGTGTCCGTGATTGGCGTGAAATCAAGGATGCTTTCATTGGCTTAAACTTTGATGCAGCCGAAATCATGAAAGTCTTAGACGAACATGATGAAGCACAGTACTTTGGCACAATTACAAATTCAGAAGTTGCAAGTATGTTCACAGAGATAGGAGATCATGATGGCAAATAG
- a CDS encoding LysM peptidoglycan-binding domain-containing protein: protein MNIKQSLILSTSVVAGLLGVTGIASADQVTVKSGDTLSSLAVEHNTNIDALQALNNIADINLIYVGEQLEIDGAVAPAVQPEAVNPPVQEVAPVIEQPVQEVSPVIEQPVQQVQYTAPTPVVTQVAAPQAPVTAPVTQTAAPVNSGSTYDQFIANGGSAALWSTIVMPESGGNPNVVSSAGYRGLGQTKESWGTGSVATQTKGMLNYANSRYGSVENAISFRQANGWW from the coding sequence ATGAATATTAAACAATCACTTATCCTATCAACTAGTGTCGTCGCCGGATTATTAGGTGTAACAGGTATCGCTTCTGCTGATCAAGTAACTGTAAAGAGTGGAGACACTTTGTCATCACTTGCGGTTGAACACAATACAAACATTGACGCCCTACAAGCACTGAACAACATTGCCGACATCAACTTGATTTACGTTGGTGAACAACTAGAAATCGATGGTGCTGTAGCTCCTGCCGTTCAACCAGAAGCAGTTAACCCACCTGTACAAGAAGTTGCGCCTGTTATCGAACAACCTGTACAAGAAGTTTCACCTGTTATTGAACAACCTGTACAACAAGTGCAATACACTGCGCCTACACCAGTTGTTACACAAGTCGCTGCACCACAAGCTCCAGTAACTGCACCTGTTACACAAACAGCGGCACCTGTGAACTCAGGTTCAACATACGACCAATTCATTGCTAACGGTGGATCTGCTGCATTGTGGAGCACAATCGTGATGCCAGAATCTGGTGGAAACCCAAATGTTGTTTCGTCTGCTGGTTACCGTGGTCTTGGTCAAACTAAGGAATCATGGGGAACAGGTTCAGTTGCAACACAAACTAAGGGAATGCTTAACTACGCTAACTCTCGTTACGGATCAGTTGAAAACGCCATTTCATTCCGTCAAGCTAACGGTTGGTGGTAA
- a CDS encoding dihydrolipoamide acetyltransferase family protein codes for MTKIFTMPDIGEGMAEGEIANWLVKVGDVLEPESEVAEVQNDKLLQEILSPFGGQVTKLFVDAGTVVKMGEPLIEFDGDGSGDSVAVETPAVEEVPAEPVAAPVTENVAPTAEPTGTTGVQTNGNGTVMAMPAVRQYARQNNVDLTTIVPTGRHGHITMQDVQNPTAAAPAVTETPVVESMATVNVANDTPVTPTAPVVDGQGQYRETMSPMRKAIANNMVHQTTTIPHVTLMDEVDVTKLVAHRAAFKELMAKEDIKLTYLPYIAKALAAVANRFPMLNAHADMATNEVVFNENVNLGIAVSVPDGLVVPSINNAQGKSIKTMAVEIADLASRARDNKLKPGEMGNSTISISNIGSAGGGFFTPVINTNEAAILGVGRIYEAPTVNAEGEIVVGQMLRLSLSFDHRLIDGVMAQQAMNMLKSMLADPAMMLMEV; via the coding sequence ATGACTAAAATTTTTACAATGCCTGATATTGGTGAAGGAATGGCCGAGGGTGAAATCGCTAACTGGTTAGTTAAAGTTGGTGATGTTTTAGAACCTGAATCAGAAGTTGCGGAAGTCCAAAACGACAAGTTATTGCAAGAAATTCTATCACCATTTGGTGGGCAAGTAACGAAGCTATTTGTAGACGCTGGTACAGTTGTTAAGATGGGGGAACCATTGATTGAATTTGATGGGGATGGATCTGGTGACTCAGTAGCTGTAGAAACACCTGCTGTTGAAGAAGTGCCAGCCGAACCAGTGGCAGCGCCAGTGACAGAAAATGTTGCGCCAACCGCAGAACCAACTGGAACGACTGGTGTTCAAACAAATGGGAATGGGACTGTTATGGCTATGCCAGCGGTTCGTCAATATGCGCGTCAAAACAATGTTGATTTGACAACGATTGTCCCAACAGGGCGTCATGGACATATTACAATGCAAGATGTTCAAAACCCAACTGCAGCAGCACCTGCTGTCACAGAAACGCCAGTCGTTGAATCAATGGCAACAGTTAATGTTGCGAACGACACACCAGTAACACCAACAGCACCAGTTGTTGATGGTCAAGGTCAATATCGTGAAACGATGTCACCCATGCGTAAAGCGATTGCCAATAACATGGTGCATCAAACAACGACCATTCCACATGTCACATTGATGGATGAAGTTGATGTGACCAAGCTAGTTGCGCATCGTGCAGCGTTCAAGGAATTGATGGCGAAGGAAGATATTAAGCTAACTTACTTGCCATATATTGCGAAAGCATTGGCTGCGGTCGCAAACCGCTTCCCAATGTTGAATGCACATGCTGATATGGCAACGAATGAAGTGGTCTTCAACGAAAACGTAAACTTAGGAATCGCTGTTAGTGTTCCGGATGGTTTGGTTGTGCCAAGCATCAACAATGCACAAGGTAAGTCTATTAAGACAATGGCCGTGGAAATTGCTGATTTGGCAAGCCGTGCACGTGATAATAAGTTGAAGCCAGGTGAAATGGGAAATAGTACGATTTCAATTTCAAACATTGGTTCTGCTGGTGGTGGGTTCTTCACACCAGTCATTAATACGAATGAAGCTGCTATTTTGGGTGTCGGTCGTATTTACGAAGCACCAACTGTAAATGCTGAAGGTGAAATTGTGGTTGGCCAAATGCTACGCCTATCATTGAGCTTTGACCACCGTCTAATTGATGGTGTGATGGCGCAACAAGCAATGAATATGTTGAAGTCAATGCTTGCAGATCCAGCTATGATGCTGATGGAGGTCTAA
- a CDS encoding SLC45 family MFS transporter, translating to MAETVHKKSLPSLAKRTIMMMTIGNLGVSMAFSLQSSSMGRIFQTIGADPHTLGFFFILPPLVGMFIQPVVGYFSDRTWLPKLGGRRMPYLLIGALIAVIMMMLLPNSGSFGFGFGSMAALSFAAFAILFMDLSSNMAMQPFKMIIGDMVPDDEKNYAWSFQTIWGNLGAILATLLPFILTLIGVSNVAVKGALPNSVIWSFYIGAIILLVSAIFSVLSVKEYTPDEYAEYHGVNKDEQNKQSMISLIKSAPKIFWTLGLVQFFAWGAFQYLWTYGTGAIADNVWQTTDPSSAAYQSAGNWFGILSATQAIASVVWGLVLSKTTPKQRPLAYAGGMIIGGLGFMSVFFIHSQHALLASFVAIGIGWVTMNAIPFMYLTTALDGKNDGTYMGLFNSTICIPQIVASIASFAIFPLVGASMPTMLLISGILMILGAGATRFVKQ from the coding sequence ATGGCTGAAACAGTACACAAAAAATCATTGCCAAGTTTGGCAAAACGCACGATTATGATGATGACAATCGGGAACTTAGGGGTGTCAATGGCGTTCTCATTGCAAAGTTCAAGTATGGGACGTATCTTCCAAACGATTGGGGCTGATCCACACACACTTGGATTTTTCTTCATCTTGCCGCCATTGGTTGGGATGTTTATCCAACCGGTTGTGGGATACTTCTCAGACCGTACATGGCTACCTAAATTAGGTGGGCGTCGTATGCCGTATCTATTAATTGGGGCCTTAATCGCTGTGATTATGATGATGCTTCTACCTAATTCCGGATCATTTGGTTTTGGATTTGGTTCAATGGCAGCCTTGTCATTTGCGGCCTTTGCCATTCTGTTCATGGACTTGTCATCAAACATGGCCATGCAACCCTTTAAGATGATTATTGGGGATATGGTGCCGGACGATGAAAAGAACTATGCTTGGTCATTCCAAACAATCTGGGGAAACTTAGGAGCTATCTTAGCAACATTACTACCATTCATTTTGACTTTGATTGGTGTATCAAACGTTGCCGTAAAGGGAGCATTGCCTAACTCAGTTATCTGGTCATTCTACATTGGAGCGATTATCCTACTAGTAAGTGCCATTTTCTCAGTATTGTCAGTTAAGGAATACACACCGGATGAATATGCTGAATACCACGGTGTGAACAAAGATGAACAAAACAAGCAAAGCATGATTAGCTTGATTAAGTCAGCGCCAAAGATTTTCTGGACACTTGGACTAGTACAATTCTTCGCATGGGGAGCTTTCCAATACTTGTGGACATATGGAACAGGAGCCATTGCGGATAACGTGTGGCAAACCACTGACCCATCATCAGCGGCTTACCAATCTGCTGGTAACTGGTTTGGAATTTTGTCAGCAACACAAGCAATTGCCTCAGTTGTCTGGGGACTAGTATTGTCAAAGACAACACCAAAGCAACGTCCATTGGCTTACGCAGGTGGTATGATCATTGGTGGTCTTGGATTCATGTCAGTCTTCTTCATTCATTCACAACATGCATTGTTGGCATCATTCGTGGCGATTGGAATCGGTTGGGTGACAATGAACGCTATTCCATTCATGTACTTGACGACGGCCTTAGATGGTAAGAATGACGGAACATACATGGGACTATTCAATAGTACAATTTGTATTCCACAAATCGTGGCATCAATCGCGTCATTTGCGATTTTCCCACTAGTAGGGGCAAGCATGCCAACGATGTTGTTGATTTCAGGTATCTTGATGATTTTGGGAGCTGGAGCGACACGCTTTGTGAAGCAATAA
- a CDS encoding thiamine pyrophosphate-dependent dehydrogenase E1 component subunit alpha, with protein sequence MANSEHILDFNVQLAEQDAQFPTLQILSNDGEIIDEAGLAAAGLSDDELVALMTQMVQSRTLHTRSTKLAKQGRLGFYAPTMGQEASQLASNFAFKPQDWVMPGYRDVPQLVMRGFPIAKAFLWSRGHALGGEFEDLRGWFPQIIIGAQYVEAAGIAMGLKKNGEDAVAYTYTGDGGSSQGDTYEGMNFAGAYKLPNVFFIQNNGYAISTPRTTQTSATHLAAKGWAAGIPSVVVDGNDAIAMYLAAKKAREWAVSGNGPVLIEALTDRLGPHSMSGDDPLRYRTQESIDEWMKKDPLIRMRIYLEKQSLWSEEKEQAIIDAYNKEIDAAVKEADNAPKMDIADLIETTFEIPTYTQREQVAKIRQEDN encoded by the coding sequence ATGGCAAATAGCGAACACATTTTAGATTTTAACGTGCAGTTGGCAGAACAAGATGCACAATTTCCAACATTACAAATCTTGAGCAATGATGGTGAGATTATCGATGAAGCTGGATTAGCTGCGGCTGGGTTGAGTGATGATGAATTAGTGGCGTTGATGACACAAATGGTGCAAAGTCGTACATTGCACACACGTTCAACAAAATTGGCTAAGCAAGGTCGTCTAGGATTCTATGCGCCAACAATGGGACAAGAAGCCTCACAACTAGCGTCTAACTTTGCTTTTAAGCCACAAGACTGGGTGATGCCTGGTTATCGTGACGTACCACAATTAGTGATGCGTGGATTCCCAATCGCAAAGGCTTTCTTATGGTCACGTGGACATGCATTAGGTGGTGAATTTGAAGACTTGCGTGGTTGGTTCCCACAAATTATTATTGGGGCGCAATATGTTGAAGCTGCGGGAATTGCGATGGGATTAAAGAAGAACGGTGAAGACGCCGTTGCCTACACATATACAGGTGATGGTGGTTCATCTCAAGGTGATACCTATGAAGGAATGAATTTCGCTGGAGCTTATAAGTTACCAAACGTTTTCTTCATTCAAAACAATGGTTACGCCATTTCAACACCACGTACAACTCAAACATCAGCGACTCATTTGGCTGCGAAGGGTTGGGCTGCTGGAATTCCATCAGTGGTCGTTGATGGGAACGATGCGATTGCCATGTACTTGGCTGCGAAGAAAGCCCGTGAATGGGCCGTTAGTGGTAATGGTCCGGTCTTGATTGAAGCTTTGACTGATCGATTGGGACCTCATTCAATGTCAGGTGATGATCCATTGCGTTACCGTACGCAAGAATCTATTGATGAATGGATGAAGAAGGATCCATTGATTCGTATGCGTATTTACCTTGAAAAGCAATCATTGTGGAGCGAAGAGAAGGAACAAGCAATCATTGATGCTTACAACAAGGAAATTGATGCAGCCGTTAAGGAAGCAGATAATGCTCCAAAGATGGATATTGCAGATTTGATTGAAACAACATTTGAAATACCAACTTACACACAACGTGAACAAGTGGCAAAGATTCGTCAGGAGGATAACTAA
- a CDS encoding GNAT family N-acetyltransferase: MAKNYFKMHVKDDLFLVYPEMRMAPELFALIDSDRTHLRTFLDFVDDTMSPKDQVDYFKLKLDGVVKQTDALFFVAIEDTLIGCVDLHDIDLSTRQADIGYWIHSNYQRQGIISSVVQKLCEYGFLNLELNRLNLVIDTKNIASNKVALKNGFTFSGTQEDDILLYGTLRDMNYYYLLKRNFLNQI, translated from the coding sequence ATGGCCAAAAATTATTTTAAAATGCACGTTAAGGATGACCTATTCCTTGTTTATCCAGAGATGCGAATGGCGCCTGAATTATTTGCGTTAATAGATTCTGATCGTACGCACTTACGCACATTTCTAGACTTTGTCGATGACACGATGTCCCCCAAAGACCAAGTTGACTATTTCAAGTTAAAATTAGATGGTGTAGTAAAGCAAACAGATGCCCTATTTTTTGTTGCGATTGAAGATACCTTAATTGGTTGTGTAGATCTACATGATATCGATTTATCTACGCGACAAGCAGACATTGGTTATTGGATTCATTCAAACTACCAACGTCAAGGGATTATTTCCAGTGTGGTGCAAAAATTATGCGAATACGGATTTTTGAATTTAGAGTTGAATCGGTTAAATCTGGTAATTGATACGAAGAATATCGCCAGTAATAAAGTTGCGTTAAAAAATGGCTTTACATTCTCTGGTACACAAGAAGATGATATCTTACTATATGGTACTCTTCGAGATATGAATTACTACTATCTATTGAAACGTAATTTTCTAAACCAGATTTAA
- the lpdA gene encoding dihydrolipoyl dehydrogenase: MVVGTLTESVDTIVVGAGPGGYVAAIRAAELGQKVVIVERDYIGGVCLNVGCIPSKALITAGHHRQNMLNGDPFGLHANDVTLDFAKTQDWKQNTVVATLTGGVEALLKKHKVQIISGEARFADNQTISVATEDSASQYAFRHAIIATGSRPVEIPGFEFGGRIVDSTGALNLTEVPEHLIVIGGGVIGSELAGAYQNLGSKVTILEGLPHILNGFDQELTKPVVDDFKQHGAEIITSAKAKSASQDDESVTVTYEVDGKEATITGSHLLVSVGRRPNTDEIGLNNTNIKMTDRGLIEVNKRMETSVSHIFAIGDVVAGPALAHKASFEAKVAAAAIAGQNVEDGHYAMPAVAYTNIEVATVGETPESIKELGLNAKAFKFPFAANGRAISMAETAGFIRLVVDQDTDGIIGGQIAGAGASDLISEIALAIENGLTVADIELTIHPHPTLSEAIMDTAELASGLPIHI, translated from the coding sequence ATGGTTGTTGGAACATTAACAGAATCCGTTGATACAATTGTTGTCGGTGCGGGACCTGGTGGTTATGTCGCGGCAATTCGTGCAGCTGAACTGGGCCAAAAAGTCGTGATTGTTGAACGTGATTACATTGGTGGTGTCTGTTTAAATGTTGGATGTATTCCGTCTAAGGCGCTAATCACAGCCGGTCATCATCGTCAAAATATGTTAAATGGTGATCCATTTGGTTTGCATGCCAACGATGTAACACTTGATTTTGCCAAGACACAAGATTGGAAGCAAAACACAGTTGTCGCAACCTTAACAGGTGGTGTTGAAGCACTATTAAAGAAGCATAAAGTGCAAATCATTTCTGGTGAAGCACGTTTTGCAGATAATCAAACGATTAGTGTTGCAACTGAAGATTCAGCGTCACAATACGCCTTCCGTCATGCAATTATTGCGACCGGATCTCGCCCAGTTGAAATTCCAGGCTTTGAATTTGGTGGTCGTATCGTCGATTCGACTGGTGCATTGAATTTGACTGAAGTACCGGAGCATTTGATTGTGATTGGTGGTGGAGTCATTGGGTCTGAATTAGCCGGTGCCTACCAAAACTTAGGATCAAAGGTCACTATTTTAGAAGGACTGCCACATATTCTGAATGGTTTTGATCAAGAATTGACGAAGCCAGTTGTTGATGACTTTAAGCAACATGGCGCTGAGATTATTACTAGTGCAAAAGCAAAGTCAGCGAGCCAAGATGATGAAAGTGTCACTGTCACTTATGAAGTTGACGGGAAAGAAGCAACTATTACAGGTTCACACTTACTGGTAAGTGTTGGTCGTCGCCCGAATACAGATGAAATTGGACTTAATAATACGAATATCAAGATGACTGATCGTGGCTTGATTGAAGTGAATAAGCGTATGGAAACATCTGTTTCACACATCTTTGCGATTGGAGATGTCGTTGCTGGGCCAGCCTTAGCCCATAAGGCGAGCTTTGAAGCGAAAGTTGCGGCTGCTGCAATTGCCGGTCAAAATGTTGAAGATGGGCATTACGCAATGCCTGCTGTGGCCTATACAAATATTGAAGTCGCGACCGTAGGTGAGACGCCAGAATCAATTAAAGAATTGGGATTGAATGCGAAGGCCTTTAAATTCCCATTCGCGGCGAATGGTCGTGCTATTTCAATGGCTGAAACTGCTGGATTTATTCGTTTGGTGGTTGATCAAGATACTGATGGGATTATTGGTGGTCAAATTGCCGGTGCTGGGGCATCAGATTTGATTTCTGAAATTGCATTAGCGATTGAGAATGGTTTGACTGTGGCTGATATTGAATTAACGATTCATCCACACCCAACATTAAGTGAAGCCATTATGGATACCGCTGAATTAGCAAGTGGTTTGCCAATT
- a CDS encoding DoxX family protein, giving the protein MVYFLRNNRTASYILLVLRVYIGFQWFTAGLSKLMMNGGFHAEGMISGALQQGTPEQPFAYPLFQSFLKMTTDGGQDASFFNLVVPWGEMFVGLGLMFGMLTLAAAFFGLIMNFTYLLSGVVSVNPTFILIQFIILISGFNAGKIGLDYWVTPYLRSKFTFLNNDINPRSVK; this is encoded by the coding sequence ATGGTTTATTTTTTAAGAAACAATCGCACGGCTAGTTACATATTATTAGTTTTACGAGTTTATATCGGGTTCCAATGGTTTACTGCTGGACTAAGTAAGTTAATGATGAATGGTGGTTTTCATGCGGAAGGCATGATTTCAGGCGCACTGCAACAGGGTACACCAGAGCAACCTTTTGCATATCCTTTGTTCCAATCATTTTTGAAGATGACAACTGATGGAGGTCAAGATGCAAGCTTCTTCAATCTTGTCGTACCATGGGGAGAGATGTTTGTCGGACTAGGTTTGATGTTTGGAATGTTAACACTTGCGGCAGCATTCTTTGGTTTGATTATGAACTTTACATATTTGTTGTCAGGGGTTGTATCTGTGAATCCTACGTTTATTTTGATCCAATTTATCATTTTGATTTCTGGCTTTAATGCTGGAAAGATTGGTCTGGATTACTGGGTAACGCCATATCTACGAAGTAAGTTCACATTTTTGAATAATGATATCAATCCACGTTCAGTAAAATAA
- a CDS encoding glycoside hydrolase family 13 protein, with product MGTTSRWKDEVVYQVYPRSFQDTNDDGIGDLPGIISRLDYLQSLGVTMVWISPIYKSPMVDMGYDIADYQAIDPQFGTMDDFDTLLREGDARGIKIVMDLVVNHTSDQHDWFKQALADPKSKYRDYYIFKTTEDGEVPNNWRGIFGGSTWTEVPGEPGTFYFHTFAPEQPELNWENPALRREIYDMINWWHEKGVAGWRVDAITHLKKDLDWASLPADGDDGRVSVVKKGQNRPGINVFLDELKAETFDKYDVITVGEAYGVPDEDLPAYIGPNGYFSMIFDFSYINIEVQDVNEWYRGPSAWDTALLKQTLFDSQREIKQSNGMLGNVLENHDQNRALTKYVPNPAFQTPMAAKALATMYYFVPGVPFIYQGQEIGMKNFKRNDISQFNDVSSLNNYAVAMDAGVSNEDALETVNAKSRDNARTPMQWTDANYGGFSNAEPWLEMNNQRDGINVMAEENDPDSVLAYYRAMNKVRVDDMWHSTIVDGDFTPLMNVADDVVAYQRELGNRQLTVLINLGTETQTVTLPAIMTGEVLLVNDKAVSTTLSGNTITLPPYGAMIIGE from the coding sequence ATGGGTACAACAAGCCGTTGGAAAGATGAAGTTGTTTATCAAGTATATCCACGCTCATTCCAAGATACGAATGATGATGGTATCGGGGACTTGCCTGGAATTATTAGTCGCTTAGATTATCTACAAAGTTTAGGTGTGACAATGGTTTGGATTTCACCAATCTACAAGTCACCAATGGTAGACATGGGCTATGACATTGCGGACTATCAAGCTATTGATCCACAATTCGGTACAATGGACGATTTTGATACGTTATTACGTGAAGGTGACGCACGCGGGATTAAAATTGTGATGGACTTGGTGGTTAATCACACCTCTGACCAACATGACTGGTTCAAGCAAGCATTAGCAGATCCAAAGAGTAAATACCGTGATTACTACATCTTCAAAACAACTGAAGATGGTGAAGTGCCCAATAACTGGCGTGGTATTTTTGGGGGATCAACTTGGACAGAAGTGCCCGGTGAACCAGGTACATTTTACTTCCATACATTTGCGCCAGAACAACCTGAATTAAACTGGGAAAACCCAGCTTTGCGTCGTGAGATTTACGACATGATTAATTGGTGGCACGAAAAGGGTGTTGCTGGTTGGCGTGTGGACGCGATTACCCATCTGAAGAAGGACTTGGATTGGGCATCATTACCCGCTGATGGTGATGATGGACGTGTGTCTGTCGTAAAGAAGGGGCAAAATCGTCCGGGAATCAATGTTTTCCTTGATGAATTGAAGGCTGAAACCTTTGATAAGTACGATGTGATTACTGTTGGTGAAGCATATGGTGTGCCAGATGAAGACTTGCCAGCTTACATCGGACCGAATGGATACTTCTCAATGATCTTTGACTTCTCATATATCAATATTGAAGTGCAAGATGTGAATGAATGGTATCGTGGCCCTTCAGCGTGGGATACAGCCTTGTTGAAGCAAACTTTGTTTGATAGCCAACGTGAGATTAAGCAATCTAATGGAATGCTAGGAAACGTCTTAGAAAACCATGATCAAAACCGTGCGTTAACGAAGTATGTGCCAAATCCGGCCTTCCAAACACCAATGGCAGCCAAAGCATTGGCCACAATGTATTACTTTGTACCAGGGGTACCATTCATTTACCAAGGACAAGAAATTGGAATGAAGAATTTTAAGCGTAACGACATCAGTCAATTTAATGATGTGTCATCATTAAACAACTACGCAGTCGCTATGGACGCAGGGGTCTCTAATGAAGATGCCTTAGAAACAGTGAATGCAAAGTCTCGTGACAATGCGCGTACACCAATGCAATGGACTGATGCTAATTACGGTGGATTCTCTAACGCTGAACCTTGGTTAGAAATGAATAATCAACGTGATGGCATTAATGTCATGGCGGAAGAAAATGATCCAGATTCAGTATTGGCTTATTACCGTGCGATGAATAAAGTACGTGTCGACGATATGTGGCATAGTACGATTGTTGATGGTGACTTTACACCATTGATGAATGTTGCCGATGATGTTGTTGCCTACCAACGTGAATTAGGTAACCGTCAATTAACTGTGTTAATTAATCTGGGCACAGAAACACAAACAGTGACATTGCCAGCCATCATGACAGGTGAGGTATTGTTGGTGAATGATAAGGCCGTATCCACGACATTGTCAGGGAATACAATTACTTTGCCACCATATGGAGCCATGATTATTGGTGAATAA
- a CDS encoding alpha-ketoacid dehydrogenase subunit beta — MANMTYIEAITDALDIALERDDKTLIFGEDVGKNGGVFRATDGLQAKHGEDRVFNTPLAESGIGGLAIGTAATGWRPIMEIQFYGFIFEVIDSLAGQLARNRFRFHGTRNFPVTIRAPYGGGTKTPEMHADSLEGLLTQTPGIRVVMPSNPVDAKGLLLSSIESNDPVLFLEHLRLYRSMRAEVPEGYYTTPLDQAVVAREGKDASVIAYGAMVGEALIAAEELAKDGIELEVLDLRTVSPLDIDAIGETVKKTGRVVVAQEAQRQAGVGAAVMAEISERFIMNLDAPIGRVSAPDSIYPFAQAENEWLPNPDDIIAAVKEVVSYD, encoded by the coding sequence ATGGCTAATATGACTTATATCGAAGCGATTACAGATGCACTGGATATCGCCTTAGAACGTGATGATAAGACATTGATTTTCGGAGAAGACGTGGGAAAGAACGGTGGAGTTTTCCGTGCGACAGACGGCCTACAAGCCAAGCATGGTGAAGACCGTGTCTTCAATACGCCATTGGCCGAAAGTGGAATTGGTGGACTTGCGATTGGAACGGCCGCAACTGGTTGGCGTCCAATTATGGAAATTCAATTCTATGGCTTTATCTTTGAAGTGATTGATTCATTGGCCGGACAATTAGCCCGTAATCGTTTCCGTTTCCATGGGACACGTAACTTCCCAGTGACGATTCGTGCTCCATATGGTGGTGGAACTAAGACACCTGAAATGCACGCTGATTCATTGGAAGGTCTATTAACACAGACACCTGGAATTCGTGTTGTGATGCCATCAAACCCGGTTGATGCTAAGGGCTTGTTGTTATCATCTATTGAAAGTAATGATCCAGTCTTATTCCTAGAGCATTTACGTTTGTACCGTTCAATGCGTGCAGAAGTACCAGAAGGTTACTACACCACACCACTTGATCAAGCGGTTGTGGCACGTGAAGGTAAAGATGCTTCTGTCATTGCGTATGGTGCCATGGTTGGTGAAGCCTTGATTGCGGCTGAAGAATTGGCCAAGGATGGAATTGAACTAGAAGTCTTGGACCTACGTACAGTAAGTCCATTGGACATTGATGCCATTGGTGAAACGGTTAAGAAGACTGGTCGCGTTGTTGTGGCACAAGAAGCCCAACGTCAAGCCGGTGTTGGTGCAGCTGTTATGGCTGAAATTTCAGAACGCTTCATCATGAATTTGGATGCACCAATTGGTCGTGTCTCAGCGCCCGATTCAATTTATCCATTTGCACAAGCCGAAAATGAGTGGCTACCAAATCCAGATGATATTATTGCGGCGGTAAAGGAGGTTGTTTCTTATGACTAA